In Rhizoctonia solani chromosome 7, complete sequence, one DNA window encodes the following:
- a CDS encoding glycoprotease/Kae1 family metallohydrolase: protein MPGCLSVGAITARSLAAQLNKPLMFQQAHALTALYTSQPAPEFPFLTLLVSGGHTLLLLARSRSHFTILATTGDESVGNAFDRVARLLDIPWSNEHSAGASLERFAEQASSSTVSFSIPSPAKLVFSYSGLISAVRSHILKRSDPKMVVKLPDLPPNSSMKHPPTPERELVRERLRLTVAQMSLDERRDIAASFQKAAIGQLEEKLKLGLKQCVRLGVNPGSIVVSGGVASNSYLRSRLSSVVEMSGVASGVTLVFPPPHLCTGKSIPTNQCESSKLLILII from the exons ATGCCGGGGTGTCTTTCTGTCGGAGCCATCACAGCCCGATCTTTGGCGGCACAACTAAACAAGCCATTG ATGTTCCAGCAAGCGCATGCCCTCACTGCACTCTATACATCTCAACCAGCACCAGAGTTCCCCTTTTTGACACTCTTGGTATCCGGTGGACACACCTTGCTCTTGCTTGCGCGCTCTAGATCCCATTTTACCATCTTGGCCACAACGGGCGACGAAAGTGTTGGAAATGCATTCGATAGAGTAGCCAGACTGCTCGACATCCCTTGGTCAAATGAACATAGCGCGGGAGCATCCTTGGAGCGATTTGCTGAACAGGCCTCGAGCTCGACTGTTTCTTTTAGTATTCCATCTCCCGCAAAGCTGGTGTTCAGTTACTCGGGTCTCATCTCTGCAGTCCGATCGCATATCCTCAAACGGTCCGATCCCAAGATGGTGGTAAAACTTCCCGACCTACCTCCCAATTCGAGTATGAAGCATCCACCGACCCCGGAACGTGAGCTCGTGCGAGAGCGACTGCGATTGACCGTGGCGCAAATGTCACTAGATGAAAGGCGAGACATTGCCGCCTCGTTTCAAAAAGCTGCGATCGGGCAGTTGGAAGAGAAATTGAAACTGGGGTTAAAGCAGTGTGTACGATTGGGAGTGAACCCTGGATCCATAGTTGTCAGCGGAGGAGTTGCTAGTAATTCGTACTTGAGGTCTAG GTTGAGCAGTGTAGTGGAAATGTCGGGGGTGGCATCCGGTGTTACTTTAGTTTTTCCGCCGCCCCATCTTTGCACAGGCAAGTCGAtcccaaccaatcaatgCGAAAGCTCTAAGCTCTTGATCTTAATAATATAG
- a CDS encoding glycoside hydrolase family 61 protein: protein MKSIIALVALAAAAIQPALAHYRFTKLIDAAGTVTGEYVYVRANTNINSPLTDVSSTDIRCNAGGLASGSKTSTATVPAGSTVGFHFKSSWSLLVYLGKVPSGQTAATWDGSGANWFKIYQVGADFSTGALKWPSDNVQNFKFKIPASTPAGQYLLRVEHIALHGASSTGGAQFYISCAQINVTGGGSGNPSKVSIPGAYSATDPSILINIYWPPVTSYTPPGPAVWSG, encoded by the exons ATGAAGTCTATCATTGCGCTCGTTGCTCTTGCGGCTGCcgccatccagccagctctGGCTCACTATCGTTTCACTAAACTTATCGACGCTGCGGGTACTGTAACCGGAGAGTACGTCTACGTACGTGCTAACACAAACATCAACTCACCG CTCACTGATGTTTCCTCGACTGACATTCGGTGCAATGCCGGTGGCCTTGCATCCGGAAGCAAGACATCCACTGCAACGGTTCCAGCTGGTTCAACCGTCGGCTTCCA CTTTAAGTCATCCTGGTCCTTGTTGGTCTACCTCGGAAAGGTACCATCGGGCCAAACTGCTGCAACTTGGGACGGCAGTGGCGCCAACTGGTTTAAGATCTACCAAGTTGGTGCTGACTTCAGTACTGGTGCTCTGAAATGGCCTTCAGACA ACGTACAGAACTTCAAGTTCAAGATCCCCGCATCTACCCCCGCGGGTCAATACCTTCTTCGCGTCGAGCACATTGCTTTGCACG GCGCATCCTCAACTGGTGGTGCTCAATTCTAC ATAAGCTGTGCCCAAATCAATGTCACTGGAGGTGGTTCGGGCAACCCGTCCAAAGTTTCGATCCCAGGCGCCTACTCAG CCACCGACCCCTCGATCTTGATCAACATTTACTGGCCACCAGTCACCAGCTACACGCCTCCTGGCCCAGCTGTCTGGTCCGGTTGA
- a CDS encoding ribosomal protein S19e produces MPGVRDISADAFITAYASHLKRSGKLEVPIWVDLVKTGAYKELAPYDPDWFYVRSAAVARHIYLRKHVGIGQLAKLHGGRKRRGNRPSHHGDGSTNVQRKVCQALEKIGVLELGPDGGRRISQDGMRDLDRIATAVVEAAKEEEEEEEEAGEEEEEE; encoded by the exons ATGCCGGGTGTACGAGACATCAG CGCCGACGCATTCATCACCGCCTACGCGTCCCACCTCAAGCGCTCAGGCAAGCTCGAGGTCCCTATCTGGGTAGATCTCGTTAAGACCGGCGCGTACAAGGAGCTTGCCCCTTATGACCCAGACTGGTTCTACGTCCGTTCCG CTGCCGTTGCCCGACACATCTACCTCCGAAAGCACGTTGGTATTGGTCAACTTGCCAAGCTTCATGGTGGCCGAAAGCGTAGGGGCAACCGCCCATCACACCACGGTGATGGTAGCACCAACGTCCAGCGCAAG GTTTGCCAAGCGCTAGAGAAGATCGGTGTTCTTGAGCTCGGTCCCGATGGTGGACGCCGAATCTCCCAGGATGGTATGCGTGATCTTGACCGCATTGCCACTGCTGTCGTGGAGGCCGCaaaagaggaggaggaagaggaagaggaggcaggcgaggaagaggaggaggagtaA
- a CDS encoding HbrB domain protein encodes MLKSRRDAPPISNPRAASPLPPRRSHDSRPESPLPFFDSERRRSNSDGTAPTPRPPPRPLAVHVPSPVQENTTGAGGSISSSSDQRIRPTPPPQRSGTSSTGTSSLFVAHSIGMSRSQGGTPRDPASGSVSSSPMNAARASPVKARGAYDPKLLVREMDRLGAVPSANTSTLSLPLSSQPLSSIAGGGSMLNSTTSDTAPYQELHVHVLPLFNSENLRLPIEELNTLVKQHIQAVISRAPSRALAALEQDVKELANMGMITLNAKLLGLEEETLLTRVVQIWGFFWDQVLPYLEGVFLPLQTEKILQNLARNPKTVRPGSPGSPVHDLPGVAPLVGCTTIDVRNVVLQSFRDSIICPIWQKLYDQLVAMGKDPEASASLGDRSARLQQMLLVLSSASSRSILLSQSSQISPMNPGEEGVTHLLRAILRVRALSNSGGAQPHQRFAPPPALGFGGPSAGTGAAGMLFGATPRDRRGKIGHKEPAQRDGMVFADDGDADVFAPSRDEIETKDRQKERQFLDSLKSPVPQNEVGAGLQIVKNQRQER; translated from the exons ATGCTCAAGTCTCGTCGAGATGCCCCGCCCATATCCAACCCCAGGGCCGCGTCGCCATTGCCCCCTCGCCGCTCGCACGACTCACGTCCAGAGTCCCCTCTGCCGTTTTTCGATTCCGAAAGACGCAGATCTAACTCGGACGGCACGGCACCCACTCCGCGACCTCCTCCTCGTCCCCTTGCTGTACACGTGCCCTCGCCTGTCCAGGAAAACACTACTGGCGCCGGAGGCTCAATATCATCGTCATCTGATCAGCGAATAAGGCCGACTCCGCCTCCACAACGCTCTGGTACCTCTAGTACCGGCACATCCTCCCTTTTTGTTGCCCATAGTATCGGAATGTCCCGTTCACAGGGCGGCACACCTCGAGATCCAGCTTCTGGTTCGGTATCTTCCTCCCCAATGAATGCTGCTCGAGCATCTCCCGTCAAGGCCAGGGGTGCTTATGACCCCAAGCTTCTCGTGCGCGAGATGGACCGACTCGGTGCAGTACCCAGTGCAAATACGTCCACTCTCTCGTTACCCTTGAGTAGCCAGCCGTTGTCAAGCATAGCTGGAGGTGGTTCCATGCTTAATTCGACGACCTCGGATACGGCACCGTATCAGGAACTCCATGTTCATGTCCTGCCTCTTTTCAACTCGGAGAACCTGAGGCTGCCTATAGAAGAACTGAACACGCTTGTCAAGCAGCATATCCAAGCAGTAATATCCAGAGCCCCTAGTCGCGCCCTTGCCGCACTCGAGCAAGACGTTAAGGAGTTGGCCAACATGGGTATGATCACACTCAACGCGAAATTACTGGGGCTGGAAGAGGAAACGCTGTTAACTAGAGTGGTGCAAATATGGGGGTTCTTCTGGGACCAAGTGCTCCCATACCTTGAGGGA GTTTTCCTTCCCCTACAGACCGAAAAAATACTTCAAAACCTTGCACGGAACCCAAAAACCGTTCGTCCTGGCTCGCCTGGATCTCCGGTACATGACCTTCCTGGTGTAGCCCCTCTTGTCGGATGTACGACAATCGACGTTCGCAATGTAGTTTTGCAATCATTTCGAGATTCGATAATATGCCCTATATGGCAAAAACTCTATGATCAACTCGTAGCAATGGGGAAAGATCCGGAAGCCAGTGCCTCATTAGGTGACAGGTCTGCTCGTCTCCAACAAAT GCTTCTTGTCCTTTCATCGGCGTCGTCGAGATCCATCTTGCTATCCCAGTCCTCGCAGATATCTCCAATGAACCCGGGAGAAGAAGGAGTTACACATCTTTTGCGAGCAATCCTTCGCGTTCGCGCACTTTCAAATTCGGGAGGcgcacaacctcaccaacgcTTCGCGCCCCCTCCTGCGCTTGGGTTCGGTGGCCCTTCAGCTGGTACAGGTGCAGCCGGAATGCTCTTTGGAGCAACGCCCCGAGACCGCCGTGGCAAGATCGGACACAAAGAACCTGCCCAGCGTGACGGAATGGTGTTTGCTGATGACGGGGATGCAGATGTATTCGCACCCTCACGGGACGAGATCGAAACCAAGGATCGCCAGAAGGAGCGGCAATTCTTGGACTCCCTCAAGTCACCCGTGCCACAAAATGAAGTTGGCGCGGGTCTCCAGATAGTAAAAAACCAGCGCCAAGAGCGCTAG
- a CDS encoding peptidase C14, which translates to MSIRDTFRKFKSDTKSRIFRTNGGGNPIDTEAGSPGEILTPNTSKNWTCLKSFIRALEQATKSFPQLQAIITELSECIDKYDNVLRENKEYEMLHRELEELFQTLQHHYCRDTPPAITTAVELLCKFIRAEIASIRKLQDRGKPQEYFRVGNVLDGTIIHYRKIQGYLQRISLNANISIWRIVDEIATETRLRNLLPSLSACYNSAQSVELKRGPCTEGTRVDLLSQILDWVENSCLSSIYWINGMAGTGKTTISYSLCENLDANRQLAASFFCSRVLPECRNVNLIIPTIAYQLARASYPFRFALSRVLEKDPDVHTRLPHLQFDALISKPLLDVEESLPENLVVVIDALDECEDKESTNIILDVMFTKSADLPIKFIVSSRPEPEIRDGMAKQSNRAQSRVVLHELDKLVVETDIEKYLRVALAQIHPTEEQIIALVKRAGILFIYAATVVRYVGYDRFSRSPRTRLINVLESSSVSENKHKEIDDLYTIILRAALDDPKSDEGEREDIRQVLHSVICAQEPLGVSGLSKLLKINDLDRVRAALRPLWSVLHISGSAELVTTLYASFSDYLFDSFRSKQYYCDSGTHNRTMAMCCFGLYRDISPQFNIGGLRSSYVPDNEVEDIEEKVQNVISPELSYVSRYWAVHLHSAVGSADLMSELEEFLSMRLLLWMEVMNLKKYTGQMSKSIRLVETWGAERPTGLKTLIHDAWRFTSTFARGTICESTPHIYTSMLPFWPAESPISKSYAKYTNRMVQIEGTATKQRQYAHLATWTWPIGGISSLAFSPDGNQIAVAIGTELLLLDSSTGRKMLPPFEGHTHSLYSIQFSPDGARIVAISVIGVIYVWGSRDGKLELGPLYGHPSGFQTSATIGFSPDSSRIICGSSEGISVWNSRNGECIAVASSEHRYSSIKLSAGGGFLVSSNPENILIHDTQKGHVSRTLGPDHGTHFLSVDISSDGTLIAYVSLGGIHIWNCEAGRVVLGPLTAPYTSTKAIPKLVTFSPGGNYVAAGLSSGTICIWDTGSGDLVLGPLEGHTRHITSIDFSPDRSCLISGSRDMPLRLWDIQSINTTPNPCPGHTDSVTSVKFSPDSTRIISQSKAGSIYVWDSETGGMTMGPLSISGISESRVAFSPDATRFLCTTEHGITLMSTYTGEIIINLPRKHRYYFGSAPFSPDGAYVVVECFLSDFIQIMAVETAQTLATIHLPSVNGQRGSVGSVVFSPDGTKIAIGSGSPNLLIYDMRNGRLTHGPFLADTYRSHLFSFSPDGTRLAYRTDYEYGPDFLIIKDLQSGETLLGPLEAGDQRSGVNLIEFSPTDLASLQAVPIV; encoded by the exons ATGTCAATTCGCGATACGTTCCGCAAGTTCAAATCCGACACGAAATCACGCATTTTCAGAACCAATGGCGGAGGAAATCCCATAGATACCGAAGCGGGTTCACCTGGAGAAATATTGACACCAAACACTTCTAAAAATTGGACTTGCCTCAAATCGTTTATCAGAGCCCTGGAACAAGCCACAAAGTCATTCCCACAGCTTCAGGCCATCATAACTGAACTTTCAGAGTGTATTGATAAGTATGAT AATGTCCTGCGTGAAAATAAAGAATACGAAATGTTACACCGCGAGTTAGAGGAGCTATTCCAAACACTGCAACATCACTACTGTCGGGATACCCCACCAGCGATTACGACAGCAGTAGAGCTCCTGTGCAA ATTCATCCGAGCTGAAATTGCAAGCATACGCAAACTACAGGATAGGGGAAAGCCGCAGGAATATTTCCGGGTAGGGAATGTGCTAGACGGAACGATAATACACTATCGTAAAATTCAAGGCTACCTCCAGCGTATTTCG CTCAACGCAAACATATCTATCTGGCGGATTGTCGACGAGATTGCTACG GAAACTCGGTTGAGAAACCTATTACCGTCATTATCAGCCTGCTACAATTCTGCCCAATCAGTCGAACTCAAACGCGGGCCTTGTACGGAAGGCACACGCGTTGACCTACTCAGCCAGATACTCGATTGGGTTGAAAACTCTTGTTTAAGCTCTATCTACTGGATCAACGGTATGGCCGGAACAGGCAAAACGACTATCTCATACAGCCTATGCGAAAACCTTGATGCTAATCGCCAACTCGCTGCTAGCTTCTTCTGCTCTCGGGTGCTACCGGAATGTCGAAACGTGAATCTTATTATTCCTACGATTGCTTACCAGCTTGCACGCGCTTCTTATCCTTTCCGATTTGCCCTTTCAAGAGTACTCGAAAAGGACCCAGATGTCCATACACGCTTACCGCACCTCCAGTTTGATGCTTTGATATCCAAGCCCTTACTTGATGTGGAAGAATCGCTGCCTGAAAACCTGGTGGTAGTCATTGACGCGTTAGACGAGTGCGAGGACAAAGAGAGCACGAACATAATACTGGATGTGATGTTCACCAAGTCGGCGGATCTCCCAATTAAGTTCATCGTATCTAGTCGACCAGAGCCAGAAATACGGGATGGAATGGCGAAACAAAGCAACCGGGCCCAATCAAGAGTAGTGCTGCACGAACTAGATAAACTTGTGGTAGAAACGGACATCGAAAAGTACCTAAGGGTAGCTCTAGCTCAGATACATCCGACCGAGGAGCAGATAATAGCGCTGGTCAAGAGGGCGGGCATCTTGTTTATCTATGCTGCTACAGTAGTGCGGTATGTCGGTTACGATAGGTTCAGTCGAAGTCCTCGTACGCGGCTCATTAACGTGCTGGAATCATCAAGTGTATCAGAGAATAAACATAAAGAGATTGACGATCTGTACACGATCATACTTCGAGCGGCGCTTGATGATCCAAAGTCTGATGAGGGCGAGAGAGAAGACATACGTCAAGTGCTTCATTCAGTCATATGCGCTCAAGAACCGCTGGGCGTGAGCGGCCTATCCAAACTGTTGAAGATCAACGATCTCGATCGGGTGCGCGCTGCCCTACGGCCCCTATGGTCGGTGCTACATATCTCTGGGTCGGCTGAGTTGGTGACCACGCTATATGCATCATTTTCTGACTATTTATTTGATTCGTTCCGTTCGAAGCAATATTACTGCGACTCGGGAACTCATAACAGGACTATGGCTATGTGTTGCTTCGGTCTCTATAGGGATATAAGTCCTCAGTTCAATATTGGTGGGCTGAGATCATCATACGTACCCGATAACGAAGTGGAAGACATCGAAGAGAAAGTGCAGAACGTCATATCACCCGAATTGTCCTATGTATCCCGGTACTGGGCTGTGCATTTGCACTCTGCCGTAGGATCTGCCGATCTTATGTCAGAGTTGGAAGAATTTTTATCAATGCGATTGCTGCTTTGGATGGAAGTGATGAACCTTAAGAAATATACTGGACAGATGTCAAAGTCTATACGGCTGGTGGAAACCTGGGGTGCG GAACGGCCAACAGGCTTAAAAACACTTATACATGATGCCTGGCGCTTCACCTCAACCTTCGCGCGAGGTACGATATGTGAAAGTACCCCTCATATTTACACGTCGATGCTTCCATTCTGGCCAGCCGAAAGTCCTATTTCCAAATCCTATGCAAAGTACACAAACAGAATGGTTCAAATTGAAGGGACAGCAACTAAACAACGACAGTATGCGCATTTAGCAACCTGGACCTGGCCCATAGGTGGAATATCCTCATTGGCGTTCTCCCCTGACGGAAATCAGATTGCTGTAGCTATCGGCACCGAGTTACTGTTGTTAGATTCATCAACTGGTCGGAAAATGCTCCCTCCTTTTGAAGGCCATACTCATTCTCTGTACTCTATTCAATTCTCGCCGGATGGTGCGCGTATAGTTGCTATTTCAGTCATAGGGGTCATTTATGTATGGGGTTCCCGGGATGGGAAGCTAGAACTCGGGCCCTTGTATGGACATCCATCAGGTTTTCAAACCTCCGCAACTATCGGTTTCTCACCCGATAGTAGTCGCATTATTTGTGGCTCATCAGAGGGCATTTCCGTATGGAACTCCCGTAACGGCGAGTGCATAGCAGTCGCATCTTCGGAGCACAGGTACTCCTCGATAAAACTCTCAGCCGGAGGAGGTTTTTTAGTATCATCCAACCCCGAGAATATCCTAATACACGACACTCAGAAAGGGCATGTGTCTAGAACGCTTGGTCCCGACCACGGGACACATTTTCTTTCCGTTGATATCTCTTCTGATGGCACTCTTATTGCATATGTATCCCTTGGTGGTATACACATCTGGAACTGTGAGGCTGGACGAGTTGTATTGGGCCCGCTCACAGCTCCGTACACTAGTACCAAGGCTATCCCCAAGCTAGTCACATTCTCACCTGGTGGGAACTACGTAGCCGCTGGATTATCAAGTGGTACCATATGCATATGGGATACTGGGAGTGGTGACTTGGTGCTTGGCCCCCTGGAAGGGCACACCAGACACATCACATCAATTGATTTTTCGCCAGATCGCAGTTGTCTCATTTCCGGATCAAGAGACATGCCACTCCGCTTGTGGGATATTCAATCGATCAACACAACTCCTAACCCCTGTCCGGGACATACGGACTCAGTCACATCGGTCAAATTTTCGCCTGATAGTACTCGTATTATTTCTCAGTCGAAGGCTGGAAGTATATATGTGTGGGACTCTGAAACAGGAGGGATGACTATGGGTCCTCTATCGATTAGTGGTATTTCCGAAAGTCGGGTTGCATTCTCGCCCGATGCCACTCGTTTTCTCTGCACTACGGAGCATGGCATTACACTGATGAGTACCTATACCGGCGAAATCATTATCAACCTACCCCGGAAGCACCGATACTACTTTGGCTCGGCGCCCTTCTCTCCAGATGGTGCATACGTCGTTGTCGAATGTTTCTTGAGTGATTTCATCCAAATAATGGCTGTCGAAACGGCCCAAACTCTTGCGACTATTCATCTACCATCGGTCAACGGCCAACGTGGTTCTGTGGGCTCCGTAGTGTTTTCCCCCGATGGTACCAAAATCGCCATCGGCTCAGGGTCTCCCAATCTCCTTATTTACGATATGCGCAACGGACGTTTAACACATGGACCGTTTCTTGCAGATACCTATCGCTCGCATTTATTTAGTTTCTCGCCCGACGGTACTCGATTAGCCTACAGAACCGATTATGAATATGGGCCAGACTTTTTGATAATAAAGGACTTACAAAGCGGAGAAACATTGCTAGGGCCACTGGAGGCAGGCGACCAGCGAAGCGGGGTTAATCTGATTGAATTCTCCCCGACGGATCTCGCATCCTTACAAGCGGTTCCAATAGTATAA